Proteins from a genomic interval of uncultured Fibrobacter sp.:
- a CDS encoding putative quinol monooxygenase, whose product MSNITVNLRYTGKNGAAKKFAEEMVSSGTVAKIRAENGNIRYEYFQSLDDPETILLIDAWESQAAIDVHHASPMMKTIAKLRDKYDLKMTVERYTPDNTMPKTDEKFIRK is encoded by the coding sequence ATGAGCAACATTACGGTAAACCTGCGCTATACGGGTAAGAACGGGGCGGCAAAGAAGTTCGCCGAAGAGATGGTTTCTAGCGGGACGGTGGCGAAAATCCGTGCCGAGAATGGCAACATCCGCTACGAATATTTCCAGTCGCTGGACGATCCCGAGACCATCTTGCTGATTGACGCGTGGGAAAGCCAGGCGGCCATCGACGTGCACCACGCTTCGCCCATGATGAAGACGATTGCGAAACTCCGCGACAAGTACGACTTGAAAATGACTGTCGAACGCTACACGCCCGACAACACCATGCCCAAGACCGACGAAAAGTTCATCAGGAAATAA
- a CDS encoding type II toxin-antitoxin system YafQ family toxin, with the protein MVYELIKTSRFKAGVKLARKRGLDISLLENVIEKLRLDQPLEAKHRNHELTGNFKGVWECHIQPDWLLLYLKKIFPTANHKSICFHYASHAY; encoded by the coding sequence ATGGTCTATGAGCTTATTAAGACATCTCGTTTTAAGGCGGGAGTGAAACTTGCTCGGAAGCGGGGGTTGGACATTTCGCTTCTAGAAAATGTCATTGAAAAATTGCGACTTGATCAACCGCTTGAGGCAAAGCATCGTAACCATGAATTGACGGGAAATTTCAAAGGCGTCTGGGAATGCCATATTCAACCGGATTGGCTATTGCTTTATCTGAAGAAGATTTTTCCGACAGCAAACCATAAAAGCATTTGCTTTCACTATGCGTCACACGCATACTGA
- a CDS encoding type II toxin-antitoxin system RelB/DinJ family antitoxin, producing MANAVLQTRIDKATKDQAEDLFESLGLDITTAIRLFLKQAINQRCIPFDIVPPQREFSDSTLAAIEEAKGLARNPRTKRYSSAKELLEDCK from the coding sequence ATGGCAAATGCAGTTTTGCAGACAAGAATCGACAAAGCCACCAAGGACCAGGCGGAAGATTTATTTGAATCACTCGGACTGGATATCACTACGGCTATTAGACTTTTCTTGAAGCAGGCGATTAATCAGCGCTGCATCCCTTTCGATATCGTTCCGCCTCAACGCGAGTTCTCGGATTCGACGTTGGCCGCTATTGAAGAGGCGAAAGGCCTTGCTAGGAACCCCAGGACAAAAAGGTATTCTTCTGCCAAGGAACTCCTTGAGGATTGCAAGTAA